In the Chromatiaceae bacterium genome, one interval contains:
- the rpmF gene encoding 50S ribosomal protein L32 codes for MAVQQNRKTPSKRGMRRSHDALKPESLSIDPTSGETHLRHNVSPDGFYRGRKVVDK; via the coding sequence ATGGCAGTCCAACAGAATCGCAAAACCCCTTCCAAGCGCGGCATGCGTCGCTCGCACGACGCCCTGAAACCGGAATCGCTGTCGATCGACCCGACGTCGGGAGAGACCCATCTGCGCCACAACGTGAGCCCTGACGGTTTCTACCGAGGACGTAAAGTCGTTGACAAGTAA